From the genome of Dickeya aquatica, one region includes:
- the dxs gene encoding 1-deoxy-D-xylulose-5-phosphate synthase — translation MTFDIAKYPTLALVDNPEELRLLPRDSLPKLCDELRQYLLDSVSRSSGHFASGLGTVELTVALHYVYNTPFDHLVWDVGHQAYPHKILTGRRDRIATIRQKGGLHPFPWRGESEYDVLSVGHSSTSISAGIGMAVAAEREGKGRRTVCVIGDGAITAGMAFEAMNHAGDIKPDMLVILNDNEMSISENVGALNNHLAQLLSGKLYSTLREGGKKVLSGLPPIKELVKRTEEHLKGMVVPGTLFEELGFNYIGPVDGHDVQALAQTLKNMRSLKGPQLLHIMTKKGKGYAPAEQDPISWHAVPKFDPASGTLPKSKEAQPTYSAIFGQWLSQTAADDPKLMAITPAMREGSGMVAFSRQYPQQYFDVAIAEQHAVTFAAGLAIGGYHPVVAIYSTFLQRAYDQVIHDVAIQNLPVLFAIDRGGIVGADGQTHQGAFDLSFLRCIPGMVIMTPSDENECRLMLHTGYHHRSGPCAVRYPRGNVTGVPLTPLDILPLGKGVIKRHGEKIAILNFGTLLPEARQAAEALQATLVDMRFVKPLDEALLDSLATNHDAFITLEENAIMGGAGSGVNEYVMAKRLRVPVLNLGLPDEFIPQGTQAEIRADLALDAAGIEQRILDWLA, via the coding sequence ATGACCTTTGATATAGCGAAATACCCCACGCTGGCGCTGGTGGATAACCCCGAGGAACTGCGCCTGCTGCCAAGGGACAGTCTGCCCAAATTGTGTGATGAACTGCGGCAATATCTGTTGGACAGCGTCAGCCGTTCAAGCGGGCATTTTGCCTCAGGTCTGGGTACGGTCGAGCTGACCGTGGCTCTGCATTACGTTTACAACACGCCGTTTGATCATCTGGTATGGGATGTCGGCCATCAGGCTTATCCTCATAAAATCCTGACCGGGCGGCGCGATCGTATTGCCACCATTCGTCAGAAAGGGGGATTGCACCCTTTTCCGTGGCGTGGCGAAAGTGAATATGACGTGTTAAGCGTGGGTCACTCTTCCACGTCTATCAGCGCCGGTATCGGTATGGCCGTTGCCGCCGAAAGAGAAGGCAAAGGGCGTCGCACCGTATGTGTGATTGGCGACGGCGCGATTACCGCTGGCATGGCTTTTGAAGCGATGAACCATGCCGGTGACATCAAACCGGACATGCTGGTCATACTCAATGACAATGAGATGTCGATTTCAGAGAATGTCGGAGCGCTGAATAACCACCTGGCACAGTTGCTTTCCGGCAAACTCTATTCCACCTTGCGTGAAGGCGGCAAAAAGGTGCTGTCCGGCCTGCCGCCAATAAAAGAGCTGGTGAAACGCACCGAAGAACACCTTAAAGGCATGGTCGTACCCGGCACACTGTTTGAAGAACTTGGCTTTAATTATATCGGCCCGGTTGATGGGCATGATGTGCAAGCCCTGGCGCAAACGCTGAAAAACATGCGTAGCCTGAAAGGCCCGCAGTTGCTGCACATTATGACCAAGAAAGGCAAAGGCTACGCCCCTGCCGAACAAGACCCGATAAGCTGGCATGCAGTACCGAAATTTGACCCGGCCAGCGGCACGCTACCGAAAAGCAAAGAGGCACAACCCACCTACTCGGCTATTTTCGGTCAGTGGTTATCACAAACCGCAGCGGATGACCCAAAACTGATGGCAATCACTCCGGCGATGCGCGAAGGCTCTGGCATGGTGGCGTTTTCGCGTCAGTATCCTCAGCAATATTTTGATGTAGCAATCGCCGAGCAACACGCGGTGACATTTGCCGCCGGGCTTGCCATTGGCGGATATCACCCGGTGGTTGCCATTTACTCTACGTTTTTGCAACGCGCCTACGATCAGGTGATTCATGATGTTGCCATTCAAAATCTGCCAGTGCTGTTTGCTATCGATCGCGGCGGCATTGTCGGTGCGGATGGCCAAACGCATCAGGGCGCGTTTGACCTGTCATTTCTGCGCTGTATTCCCGGCATGGTCATCATGACACCAAGCGATGAGAATGAGTGTCGCCTGATGCTGCACACCGGCTATCACCACCGCTCCGGGCCTTGTGCCGTACGCTATCCGCGCGGCAACGTGACCGGCGTACCACTGACACCTCTGGACATTCTGCCACTGGGTAAAGGTGTGATAAAACGTCACGGGGAGAAAATCGCTATCCTTAACTTTGGCACGTTACTGCCAGAAGCCCGGCAAGCGGCTGAAGCATTACAGGCAACCCTGGTTGACATGCGCTTTGTCAAACCGCTCGATGAAGCCTTGCTGGACTCACTGGCCACCAACCATGACGCATTTATCACGTTGGAAGAAAACGCGATTATGGGCGGTGCGGGCAGCGGCGTGAATGAATATGTCATGGCAAAACGCCTGCGTGTGCCAGTACTCAACCTCGGGTTGCCTGATGAATTCATTCCTCAGGGTACGCAGGCCGAAATTCGTGCCGACCTGGCGCTGGATGCCGCCGGTATTGAACAGCGGATCCTCGACTGGCTGGCGTAA
- the thiL gene encoding thiamine-phosphate kinase: MAQGEFDVIARYFNRAGHSRRDVELGIGDDCALLTLADKQWLAVSTDTLVSGVHFLPDIDPASLAYKSLAVNLSDLAAMGADPAFVSLALTLPHVDADWLAAYSDSLFEQLDYYGMQLIGGDTTRGPLSLTLTIQGLVPAGRALKRSGARIGDWIYVTGTLGDSAAGLAVLQDGLAVSNDDDRHFLLQRHLRPQPRILYGQALRDLASAAIDLSDGLASDLGHILKASDCGARVNLDALPYSDALLRHSSEAQRMQWALGGGEDYELCFTVPEINRGALEVAIGHLGASYHCIGQIAPAGEGLAFFLKGQPMTIHVKGFDHFRA, translated from the coding sequence ATGGCTCAAGGTGAGTTTGATGTGATTGCCCGTTATTTCAACCGAGCGGGGCATTCACGGCGGGATGTCGAGCTGGGTATTGGCGATGACTGTGCTCTGCTCACCCTTGCAGATAAACAATGGCTGGCGGTCAGCACGGATACACTGGTGTCGGGCGTGCATTTTTTGCCAGATATCGATCCTGCTTCTCTGGCTTATAAGTCTCTGGCGGTGAATTTAAGCGATTTGGCGGCGATGGGGGCCGATCCGGCATTTGTCTCGCTGGCGCTGACGTTACCCCATGTCGATGCCGATTGGCTGGCAGCATACAGCGACAGTTTATTTGAACAGCTTGACTACTACGGTATGCAGTTGATCGGCGGCGATACAACCCGTGGGCCACTGAGTCTGACGCTGACCATCCAGGGGTTGGTGCCTGCTGGGCGTGCGCTAAAACGCAGCGGTGCCCGTATTGGTGACTGGATTTATGTTACCGGTACGCTTGGTGACAGCGCTGCCGGGCTGGCTGTATTGCAGGATGGTTTGGCGGTGTCAAACGATGACGACCGTCACTTTTTGCTGCAACGCCATTTGCGGCCTCAGCCGCGAATACTGTACGGTCAGGCATTGCGCGATTTGGCCAGCGCTGCTATCGATCTCTCCGATGGTTTGGCCTCTGATCTTGGGCATATCCTCAAAGCCAGCGACTGCGGCGCACGCGTTAATCTCGATGCATTACCCTACTCGGATGCCTTGCTGCGCCACAGTTCAGAGGCGCAACGTATGCAATGGGCGCTCGGCGGTGGCGAAGATTATGAGTTGTGCTTTACCGTACCGGAGATTAACCGGGGGGCGCTGGAAGTGGCAATTGGCCATTTGGGCGCGAGTTACCATTGTATCGGTCAGATAGCTCCCGCAGGTGAGGGACTGGCGTTTTTCTTGAAGGGTCAGCCGATGACTATCCATGTGAAAGGATTTGACCATTTTAGGGCGTAA
- the nusB gene encoding transcription antitermination factor NusB, whose translation MKPAARRRARECAVQALYSWQLSKNDIADVELQFLSEQDVKGVDIAYFRELLAGVAIQAEKLDAQMAPYLSRQLDELGQVEKAILRLAVYELGKREDVPYKVAINEAIELAKIFGAEDSHKFVNGVLDKAGPHLRPGKR comes from the coding sequence GTGAAACCTGCTGCTCGTCGCCGCGCTCGTGAATGTGCGGTTCAAGCGCTTTATTCCTGGCAGTTATCTAAAAACGATATTGCCGATGTTGAACTCCAGTTCCTGAGCGAGCAGGATGTCAAAGGCGTGGACATCGCTTATTTCCGTGAGCTGCTGGCAGGTGTTGCCATTCAGGCGGAAAAGCTGGATGCCCAGATGGCACCTTATCTGTCTCGTCAGTTGGATGAACTGGGGCAGGTTGAGAAAGCCATCCTGCGTCTGGCGGTGTATGAGCTTGGCAAGCGCGAGGATGTGCCATACAAGGTGGCCATTAACGAGGCGATTGAACTGGCCAAGATATTCGGTGCTGAAGACAGCCACAAGTTTGTTAACGGGGTTCTGGATAAAGCCGGACCCCATCTGCGGCCGGGTAAAAGATAA
- the ribH gene encoding 6,7-dimethyl-8-ribityllumazine synthase, whose protein sequence is MNIIEGVVAAPNARVAIAIARFNHFINDSLLEGALDALKRIGQVKEENITVVWVPGAYELPLTARTLANSQKYDAVIALGTVIRGGTAHFEFVAGECSSGLSHVAMNSDIPVAFGVLTTESIEQAIERAGTKAGNKGAEAALTALEMINVLHSIKSA, encoded by the coding sequence ATGAACATTATTGAAGGTGTTGTTGCCGCTCCGAATGCCCGTGTGGCGATTGCTATTGCCCGTTTCAATCACTTCATCAACGATAGCCTGCTGGAAGGCGCACTGGATGCGTTAAAGCGCATTGGCCAGGTGAAAGAAGAAAATATCACCGTGGTATGGGTGCCGGGCGCTTATGAGCTGCCGCTGACGGCGCGCACGTTGGCTAACAGCCAGAAATATGATGCTGTGATTGCGCTGGGCACCGTTATCCGGGGTGGTACAGCCCATTTTGAATTTGTTGCCGGTGAATGCAGCTCCGGCTTGTCTCATGTCGCGATGAACAGCGATATTCCTGTCGCGTTTGGTGTTCTGACGACAGAAAGCATTGAGCAGGCCATTGAGCGCGCCGGTACGAAAGCGGGGAATAAAGGGGCGGAAGCCGCTCTGACCGCGCTTGAAATGATCAACGTATTACACTCAATCAAGTCAGCCTGA
- the ribD gene encoding bifunctional diaminohydroxyphosphoribosylaminopyrimidine deaminase/5-amino-6-(5-phosphoribosylamino)uracil reductase RibD, whose protein sequence is MTIKSDEFYMARALELARRGCFTTTPNPNVGCVIVHDGEIVGEGYHQKAGEPHAEVHALRMAGERARGQTAYVTLEPCSHHGRTPPCADALIAAGITRVVAAMQDPNPQVAGRGLHRLQQAGIEVHHGVLMTQAELVNRGFLKRMRTGFPYVQLKLGASLDGRTAMASGESQWITSPQARQDVQRFRAQSSAILTSSATVLADDPSLTVRWDELDEQTRQLYPESALRQPVRVVVDSQCRVGPQHRLVNLPGQTWLARPQQDDLSWPEGVEQLGVPLHGGGVDLVALMMVLGKRQINSVWVEAGPRLAGALLQAGVVDELIVYLAPTLLGESARPLCVLPGVERLSQAPSFTIADVRQVGPDVRLTMTPQ, encoded by the coding sequence ATGACAATAAAGTCTGATGAATTTTATATGGCTCGTGCGCTGGAGCTGGCTCGCCGTGGGTGTTTCACGACAACACCAAACCCGAATGTAGGGTGTGTGATTGTTCATGACGGGGAGATTGTCGGGGAGGGGTATCACCAGAAGGCCGGAGAACCGCATGCTGAAGTGCACGCTTTGCGAATGGCCGGTGAGCGCGCGCGCGGGCAAACAGCCTACGTGACGCTGGAGCCGTGCAGCCATCACGGACGTACTCCACCTTGTGCCGATGCATTGATAGCCGCCGGTATCACCCGAGTGGTCGCTGCCATGCAAGACCCAAACCCGCAGGTAGCCGGACGTGGATTACATCGTTTGCAACAGGCCGGCATTGAGGTGCATCACGGCGTGTTGATGACACAGGCAGAACTCGTCAACCGGGGTTTCCTTAAACGCATGCGTACCGGTTTTCCCTATGTGCAGCTTAAACTGGGTGCATCGCTTGATGGCCGCACGGCGATGGCCTCTGGCGAAAGCCAGTGGATAACCTCTCCCCAGGCTCGTCAGGACGTGCAGCGTTTTCGCGCACAGAGTTCCGCCATTCTGACGAGCAGTGCTACCGTGCTGGCCGACGATCCCTCGCTGACGGTTCGCTGGGACGAGCTTGATGAGCAAACGCGCCAGCTCTACCCGGAAAGCGCCTTGCGCCAGCCGGTGCGCGTCGTTGTGGATAGTCAGTGTCGTGTCGGGCCACAGCATCGGCTGGTGAATCTGCCGGGGCAAACCTGGCTGGCACGGCCGCAGCAGGATGACCTGAGCTGGCCTGAGGGTGTGGAACAGTTGGGTGTACCACTGCATGGCGGTGGCGTGGATTTGGTGGCGTTGATGATGGTGCTGGGTAAACGTCAAATCAATTCCGTCTGGGTCGAGGCTGGCCCGCGTCTGGCTGGTGCCTTACTACAGGCAGGGGTAGTCGATGAGCTTATCGTTTATCTCGCACCGACGTTATTGGGTGAGTCAGCCCGGCCGTTGTGCGTATTGCCGGGGGTAGAGCGTTTGTCACAGGCACCGTCGTTCACGATTGCCGATGTGCGTCAGGTCGGCCCGGATGTGCGTTTAACGATGACGCCGCAGTAA
- the nrdR gene encoding transcriptional regulator NrdR translates to MHCPFCAAVDTKVIDSRLVGEGTQVRRRRQCLVCNERFTTFEVAELVMPRVIKSHDVREPFNEDKLRSGMLKALEKRPVSSDDVETAITHIKSQLRATGEREVTAKMVGNLVMDALKKLDKVAYIRFASVYRSFEDVREFGEEIARLQD, encoded by the coding sequence ATGCATTGTCCTTTTTGTGCCGCAGTGGATACCAAAGTGATCGACTCTCGTCTGGTGGGGGAAGGAACGCAAGTTCGCCGACGTCGCCAGTGTCTGGTGTGCAATGAGCGTTTTACTACCTTTGAAGTTGCTGAACTGGTGATGCCGCGTGTTATCAAGAGTCATGATGTTCGCGAGCCGTTTAACGAAGATAAACTGCGCAGTGGCATGTTGAAGGCGCTGGAAAAGCGGCCAGTCAGTTCTGATGATGTAGAAACCGCCATCACCCACATCAAGTCTCAGTTGCGGGCCACCGGAGAGCGAGAGGTTACGGCCAAAATGGTCGGTAATTTAGTGATGGATGCGCTGAAAAAGCTCGATAAGGTGGCTTACATTCGTTTTGCCTCGGTCTACCGTAGCTTTGAGGATGTGCGAGAGTTTGGTGAAGAGATTGCCCGCTTGCAGGATTGA
- a CDS encoding SadB/YajI family lipoprotein, producing MIFHRRLMPMLSALILLTGCAQPQANRVQNELGQINHQLHSLADRAVALEQQNSLNASSISGVYLLPAAQNRALLDSSLGHLSISLSKIEAEANGTRALLTIRTMNTLALPAFQARLDWGPLDPVSGKPLTGDIQTQALAFPLPQPPASQVTIEVRLANLTPEQLGFVRLHDVQATAER from the coding sequence ATGATTTTTCACCGCCGACTCATGCCCATGCTATCGGCCTTGATATTACTCACCGGGTGCGCACAACCTCAGGCAAACCGGGTGCAAAATGAACTGGGCCAGATTAACCATCAATTGCATTCGCTGGCCGATCGCGCGGTGGCGCTGGAGCAGCAAAACAGCTTAAATGCCAGCTCAATCTCCGGCGTTTATCTGCTGCCTGCGGCGCAAAACCGCGCATTGCTCGACAGCAGCCTCGGCCACCTCAGTATCTCACTGAGCAAAATAGAAGCCGAAGCGAATGGCACCCGCGCCTTGCTGACTATCCGCACCATGAACACACTGGCGCTGCCCGCCTTTCAGGCCCGGCTAGACTGGGGGCCGCTCGACCCGGTCAGCGGCAAGCCATTAACCGGTGACATACAAACCCAGGCGTTAGCATTTCCTTTGCCACAACCGCCAGCCTCGCAAGTGACGATTGAGGTCAGGCTTGCCAACCTGACACCAGAGCAACTGGGGTTTGTCAGGCTACACGATGTGCAGGCCACGGCCGAGCGCTGA
- the secF gene encoding protein translocase subunit SecF produces MAQEYTVEQLNYGRKVYDFMRWDYWAFGLSGLLLLLSIAVMGVRGFNWGLDFTGGTVIEISLEKSADLEQMREALQKAGFADPLVQNFGSSRDIMVRMPPAHDEVGGQALGSKVVSVINESTSQNAAVKRIEFVGPSVGADLAQNGAMALMAALICILVYVGFRFEWRLAAGVVIALAHDVLITMGVLSLFRIEIDLTTVASLMSVIGYSLNDSIVVSDRIRENFRKIRRGTPYEIFNVSLTQTLHRTLITSGTTLVVILMLYLFGGAMLQGFSLTMLIGVTIGTVSSIYVASALALKLGMKREHMLVQKVEKEGADQPSLLP; encoded by the coding sequence GTGGCACAGGAATATACTGTTGAACAATTAAACTACGGCCGTAAAGTCTATGACTTTATGCGCTGGGATTACTGGGCTTTCGGTCTTTCTGGCCTGTTGCTGCTGCTGTCTATCGCCGTGATGGGCGTTCGCGGTTTCAACTGGGGGCTGGATTTTACCGGCGGTACGGTTATCGAGATTTCGCTGGAGAAATCGGCCGATCTGGAGCAGATGCGTGAAGCGTTGCAGAAAGCGGGTTTTGCCGACCCACTGGTGCAAAACTTCGGCAGCAGCCGCGACATCATGGTGCGTATGCCGCCTGCTCACGATGAGGTTGGCGGTCAGGCCTTGGGGAGTAAGGTTGTCAGCGTGATTAACGAATCAACCAGCCAGAATGCAGCGGTTAAGCGCATTGAGTTTGTCGGGCCGAGCGTTGGTGCGGATTTGGCACAAAACGGTGCGATGGCACTCATGGCTGCGTTAATCTGTATTTTGGTTTACGTTGGTTTTCGTTTTGAATGGCGTCTGGCTGCCGGGGTAGTTATCGCACTGGCTCATGATGTGCTCATCACGATGGGCGTATTATCGCTGTTCCGCATTGAAATTGACCTGACTACGGTTGCGTCGCTCATGTCGGTAATTGGCTATTCACTTAACGACAGTATCGTGGTGTCTGACCGTATTCGTGAGAATTTTCGTAAAATTCGCCGCGGCACCCCTTACGAAATATTCAACGTGTCGTTGACCCAAACATTGCACCGTACCTTAATCACGTCAGGAACAACCCTGGTGGTGATTCTGATGCTGTATCTGTTCGGTGGCGCGATGTTACAGGGGTTCTCGTTGACGATGCTCATCGGTGTGACCATCGGTACGGTATCCTCTATCTATGTTGCCTCTGCGTTGGCGCTCAAGTTAGGCATGAAGCGCGAACACATGCTGGTGCAGAAAGTAGAAAAAGAAGGTGCAGATCAACCGTCGTTACTGCCGTAA
- the secD gene encoding protein translocase subunit SecD, which yields MLNRYPLWKYLMLVVTIVIGLLYALPNLYGEDPAIQVTGARGTAASESTLVQIQNVLKEQNIVSKSIVLENGAILARFSTPDVQLRAREVLLSGLGEKFVVALNLAPATPNWLRRLGAEPMKLGLDLRGGVHFLMEVDMDTALGKLQEQTMDSLRSDLREKDIKYASVRKSDNYGVEILFRDAQLRDEASSYLTPRHRDLVISANGSDALRAVMSDARLREAREYAVQQNINILRNRVNQLGVAEPLVQRQGADRIVVELPGIQDTARAKEILGATATLEFRLVNSNVDPVALANGRVPGDTEVMNMRDSGPVALYKRVILTGDHITDSTSGNDEYNRPQVNISLDSAGGNMMSNFTKDNIGKPMATLFVEYKDSGKKDANGRAVLEKQEEVINVATIQSRLGNSFRITGINNPNEARQLSLLLRAGALIAPIQIVEERTIGPTLGMQNITQGLEACLAGLAVSILFMIFFYKKFGMIATSALLLNLVLVVGVMSLLPGATLTMPGIAGIVLTLAVAVDANVLINERIKEELSNGRSVQQAIDEGYRGAFSSIFDANVTTLIKVIILYAVGTGSIKGFAITTGIGVATSMFTAIVGTRAIVNLLYGGKRIKKLSI from the coding sequence GTGTTAAACCGTTATCCTCTTTGGAAGTACCTGATGCTGGTCGTGACAATTGTCATTGGCTTGCTCTATGCACTTCCTAACCTCTATGGTGAGGATCCGGCCATTCAGGTCACTGGCGCGCGCGGAACCGCCGCCAGTGAATCTACGCTGGTCCAGATCCAGAATGTGTTAAAAGAACAAAATATCGTCAGCAAATCCATCGTACTGGAGAATGGTGCCATTCTTGCGCGCTTTAGTACGCCAGATGTGCAGCTCCGTGCGCGTGAAGTGCTGCTAAGCGGGCTGGGCGAAAAATTTGTTGTGGCGCTCAACCTTGCTCCAGCTACGCCCAACTGGCTGCGCAGGCTGGGGGCGGAACCGATGAAACTGGGTCTTGACCTGCGTGGTGGTGTGCATTTCCTGATGGAAGTGGACATGGACACGGCTCTTGGCAAACTGCAAGAGCAGACAATGGATTCGCTGCGTAGTGATTTGCGTGAAAAAGACATCAAGTATGCTTCTGTGCGCAAGTCAGACAATTATGGCGTGGAGATTCTTTTCCGCGATGCCCAGCTTCGTGATGAAGCCAGCAGTTATTTGACGCCGCGTCACCGCGATTTGGTTATCAGCGCGAATGGTAGCGATGCGCTGCGGGCTGTCATGAGTGATGCCCGCCTGCGTGAAGCCCGTGAATACGCGGTACAGCAGAATATCAACATTCTGCGTAACCGTGTTAACCAGCTCGGTGTGGCTGAACCACTGGTGCAGCGTCAGGGGGCTGACCGTATTGTCGTCGAGCTGCCTGGTATCCAGGATACCGCGCGCGCCAAGGAAATTCTGGGGGCGACAGCGACACTGGAATTCCGTCTGGTGAATAGTAATGTTGATCCGGTTGCGCTGGCCAACGGCCGTGTACCCGGCGATACCGAAGTGATGAATATGCGTGATAGCGGGCCGGTTGCGCTCTACAAGCGCGTCATTCTCACCGGCGATCACATTACTGATTCCACCTCCGGTAATGACGAATACAACCGCCCGCAGGTTAATATTTCGCTTGATAGCGCTGGCGGCAACATGATGTCCAATTTCACCAAGGACAACATCGGTAAGCCGATGGCGACCCTGTTTGTGGAATACAAGGACAGCGGTAAGAAAGATGCCAATGGCCGTGCGGTTCTGGAAAAACAGGAAGAGGTGATTAACGTTGCCACGATTCAGTCCCGGCTGGGCAACAGCTTCCGTATTACCGGTATCAATAACCCGAATGAAGCCCGTCAACTGTCGCTGCTGCTGCGGGCCGGTGCGCTGATAGCACCGATTCAAATCGTTGAAGAGCGAACCATTGGCCCAACGCTTGGCATGCAGAACATCACTCAGGGGCTGGAAGCGTGTCTGGCGGGTCTGGCGGTATCTATCCTGTTTATGATCTTCTTCTACAAGAAGTTCGGCATGATTGCGACCTCCGCGTTGTTGTTAAACCTGGTGTTGGTGGTCGGCGTAATGTCGCTGTTGCCAGGCGCGACGCTGACCATGCCGGGGATTGCGGGTATTGTGCTGACGCTGGCGGTAGCGGTAGACGCTAACGTGCTTATCAACGAGCGTATTAAAGAAGAACTCAGCAACGGACGTAGCGTTCAGCAGGCGATTGATGAAGGTTACAGAGGCGCGTTCAGCTCCATCTTCGATGCCAACGTCACGACGCTGATTAAGGTCATTATCCTGTATGCCGTCGGTACAGGGTCTATCAAAGGATTTGCGATTACGACCGGTATTGGTGTGGCAACATCGATGTTTACCGCGATCGTGGGAACCCGTGCCATCGTCAACCTGCTGTACGGCGGCAAGCGCATTAAAAAGCTGTCTATCTGA
- the yajC gene encoding preprotein translocase subunit YajC, producing MSFFISDAVAATAGAPAQGSPYSLVIMLAVFGLIFYFMILRPQQKRAKEHKKLMDSISKGDEVLTNGGLVGRVVKVADNGFITIALNETNEVVIKRDYVTSVLPKGTMKAL from the coding sequence ATGAGTTTTTTCATTTCTGATGCTGTAGCAGCAACCGCAGGTGCTCCGGCTCAGGGAAGCCCGTACTCTCTGGTGATTATGCTGGCTGTGTTTGGTCTGATTTTCTATTTCATGATCCTGCGCCCGCAGCAAAAGCGTGCCAAAGAGCACAAAAAACTGATGGACTCCATCAGCAAAGGTGACGAGGTGTTGACCAACGGTGGTTTGGTTGGTCGCGTTGTCAAGGTGGCGGATAATGGATTTATCACCATCGCTCTGAACGAGACGAACGAAGTCGTTATCAAACGTGACTACGTGACGTCTGTACTGCCGAAGGGTACCATGAAGGCCCTGTAA
- the tgt gene encoding tRNA guanosine(34) transglycosylase Tgt: MKYQLLNTQGRARRGRLVFERGVVETPAFMPVGTYGTVKGMTPEEVKETGAQIILGNTFHLWLRPGQEIMKQHGDLHGFMQWHGPILTDSGGFQVFSLGDIRKITEEGVHFRNPINGDAIFLSPEKSMEIQYDLGSDIVMIFDECTPYPADWDYAKRSMEMSLRWAKRSRQRFDELGNPNALFGIIQGSVYEDLRDVSVKGLVDIGFDGYAVGGLAVGEPKADMHRILEHVCPQLPADKPRYLMGVGKPEDLVEGVRRGIDMFDCVMPTRNARNGHLFVTDGVVKIRNAKHKDDTAPLDAECDCYTCRNYSRAYLHHLDRCNEILGARLNTIHNLRYYQRLMAGLRQAIEEGNLERFVTEFYQRIGKPVPPLADKAAGDDHEGHVPQ, encoded by the coding sequence GTGAAGTACCAATTATTAAACACTCAGGGACGTGCGCGTCGTGGTCGTCTGGTTTTTGAACGAGGTGTGGTAGAAACGCCGGCTTTTATGCCGGTTGGAACATACGGCACCGTGAAAGGGATGACGCCAGAAGAAGTCAAAGAGACTGGCGCACAGATCATTTTGGGCAATACCTTTCACCTGTGGCTGCGTCCCGGTCAGGAGATCATGAAGCAGCATGGCGATCTGCATGGCTTTATGCAGTGGCATGGCCCTATCCTGACGGACTCTGGTGGTTTTCAGGTGTTTAGCCTGGGCGATATTCGCAAGATAACCGAAGAGGGCGTACATTTTCGCAACCCCATCAATGGCGATGCGATTTTTCTCAGTCCTGAAAAATCGATGGAAATTCAGTACGATCTCGGTTCTGATATCGTGATGATTTTCGATGAGTGTACGCCTTATCCCGCTGACTGGGACTACGCTAAACGCTCAATGGAGATGTCATTGCGCTGGGCAAAACGCAGCCGCCAGCGTTTTGACGAATTGGGCAATCCTAACGCGCTGTTCGGCATTATTCAGGGCAGTGTTTACGAAGATTTACGAGATGTGTCGGTAAAAGGGCTGGTGGACATCGGTTTTGATGGTTACGCTGTGGGCGGCCTTGCAGTCGGTGAACCTAAAGCGGATATGCATCGCATTTTGGAGCACGTTTGCCCGCAGCTACCCGCCGATAAACCCCGTTATCTGATGGGGGTGGGCAAACCGGAAGATCTGGTGGAAGGGGTACGCCGCGGCATCGATATGTTTGACTGCGTGATGCCAACCCGTAATGCCCGTAACGGTCATCTGTTCGTGACGGACGGTGTGGTGAAAATACGCAACGCCAAACATAAAGATGATACCGCGCCGCTGGATGCCGAGTGTGATTGTTACACTTGTCGCAATTACAGCCGTGCGTACTTGCATCATCTTGATCGTTGTAACGAAATACTGGGCGCGCGCCTCAATACCATCCACAACCTGCGCTATTATCAGCGCCTGATGGCCGGTTTACGTCAGGCCATCGAGGAAGGTAACTTAGAGCGCTTTGTGACCGAGTTTTATCAGCGCATCGGGAAGCCGGTTCCGCCGTTGGCCGACAAGGCGGCGGGAGATGACCATGAAGGTCATGTGCCGCAATAA